A window of the Henckelia pumila isolate YLH828 chromosome 3, ASM3356847v2, whole genome shotgun sequence genome harbors these coding sequences:
- the LOC140888969 gene encoding uncharacterized protein yields MAGRHPRTCNNNHGDNANPPPGINLSREDLAAIAAIVATTLQGMENTNGNGNPPPPPPAQNGVKFHYESLRKNRTEMFKGDADPEVGRNWMKKMEDQLRLLEFPEALKVEVTIPFLEDKARKWWEAVSPAMLAAGAITWQQFRTAFLKQYFPAEVRIQKLSEFENLTQSSDMSVVEYTSKFNELGSYAPTIMGDDDLKLHRFKKGLNSRIQSALAVFQLTNFADLMGAAIRAESDIKRREDDFKNKRPLSGQSSAMGPTPKRPNQAGGPSKGTYSAPSRPLIKPCPTCNFRHEGECHRKTGACFNCGKLGHRMTDCPEPVKPRIGPNAGTAQAQPKETKPNARVFAITQEEADEANEVVAGTILINTNPAYVLFDCGATHSFLSKRFAKKIWLISEELTEPLRVATPTNKIIETLKIHIKCKVCVCEQIFDADLVELNMVEFDVILGMDWLSRHHAVFNCRDKNVKLRTTNLEEIIFQGKTKTRKPFLSASQAWKAIKGREEVYLAMVSEVKEEPVLKLEDLPMVREFPDVFPEELPGMVPDREVEFEIQLEPGAAPISKAPYRMAPAELKELKEQLQELLDKKQIRPSASPWGAPVLFVKKKDGSMRMCIDYRELNKITIKNKYPLPRIDDLFDQLKGAIVFSKLDL; encoded by the coding sequence ATGGCCGGAAGACACCcaagaacatgcaacaacaatcaTGGAGATAATGCGAATCCACCTCCAGGAATCAATCTGAGCCGAGAAGACCTTGCGGCTATCGCAGCAATAGTAGCAACGACCCTCCAAGGGATGGAAAATACCAATGGCAACGGTAATCCGCCACCTCCCCCACCTGCTCAGAACGGAGTAAAATTCCATTATGAATCGCTCCGTAAGAACCGAACTGAAATGTTTAAGGGAGATGCTGACCCAGAGGTGGGAAGAAATTGGATGAAGAAAATGGAGGACCAATTGCGTTTACTTGAATTCCCTGAAGCACTTAAAGTGGAGGTAACAATCCCTTTTCTGGAGGATAAAGCAAGGAAATGGTGGGAAGCTGTCTCGCCTGCTATGTTAGCTGCTGGAGCAATCACATGGCAACAGTTTCGCACTGCGTTCCTGAAGCAATATTTTCCAGCTGAGGTTCGAATTCAGAAGCTAAGTGAATTTGAAAACCTCACGCAATCTTCAGATATGTCAGTGGTGGAGTACACTTCTAAATTCAATGAGCTTGGATCTTATGCCCCAACCATTATGGGAGATGATGATCTGAAACTGCACCGTTTCAAAAAGGGGTTGAATAGCCGAATCCAGTCGGCGTTAGCAGTTTTTCAGCTTACCAACTTTGCAGACTTGATGGGAGCAGCTATCCGAGCGGAATCGGATATCAAGCGTCGGGAAGACGACTTCAAGAACAAACGACCTCTGTCTGGTCAATCTTCTGCAATGGGGCCAACACCCAAGCGCCCGAACCAAGCTGGTGGACCATCCAAGGGAACTTACTCTGCTCCGAGTCGACCATTGATCAAACCGTGTCCTACCTGCAACTTCCGTCACGAAGGGGAATGTCATCGGAAAACTGGCGCCTGTTTCAATTGTGGGAAGTTGGGGCACCGAATGACCGATTGTCCTGAACCAGTAAAGCCAAGGATCGGGCCGAATGCTGGTACTGCGCAAGCTCAACCTAAAGAGACAAAGCCCAATGCTCGTGTGTTTGCTATCACACAAGAAGAGGCAGATGAGGCGAATGAAGTCGTGGCAGGTACCATTTTAATCAATACTaatcctgcatatgttttatttgattgTGGTGCCACTCATTCGTTTTTATCTAAGAGATTTGCTAAAAAGATATGGCTTATCTCTGAGGAACTAACTGAACCACTGAGAGTAGCAACCCCTACTAACAAGATAATTGAGACActcaaaatacatataaaatGTAAAGTGTGTGTCTGTGAACAAATCTTTGATGCTGATTTGGTTGAACTCAACATGGTAGAATTTGATGTCATccttgggatggattggttgtctAGACATCATGCAGTGTTTAACTGTCGGGATAAGAATGTTAAACTTCGAACCACAAACCTCGAAGAAATTATATTCCAAGGCAAGACCAAGACACGAAAACCCTTCTTGTCGGCCTCCCAAGCATGGAAGGCGATAAAAGGTCGCGAAGAAGTTTACCTAGCTATGGTGAGCGAGGTAAAAGAAGAGCCAGTGCTCAAACTAGAAGACCTTCCGATGGTACGAGAGTTTccagatgtctttccggaggaacTACCCGGAATGGTTCCAGACCGAGAGGTAGAATTTGAGATTCAGCTAGAGCCTGGTGCTGCTCCGATTTCGAAAGCtccttaccgaatggcaccaGCGGAACTCAAGGAATTGAAAGAGCAACTACAAGAGCTGTTAGACAAGAAGCAAATTAGACCGAGTGCATCCCCGTGGGGAGCCCCAGtcttatttgtcaagaaaaaagatggaAGCATGAGAATGTGTATAGATTACAGAGAGCTCAACAagatcacaatcaagaacaaaTATCCTCTTCCAAGGATAGATGACTTATTTGATCAACTTAAAGGAGCTATTGTTTTCTCCAAACTAGATCTGTGA